In Fervidobacterium thailandense, one DNA window encodes the following:
- a CDS encoding UDP-N-acetylmuramoyl-L-alanyl-D-glutamate--2,6-diaminopimelate ligase: MKLQKLLESIEKFIVSSNITPELKEREIFHISNHSKNLKENTLFICRAGTKFDSHTIVDSLYATGQVVLFVTERPINNHLPYVQVYDSRLAEAYLADTFYEQPYKHLITFGVTGTNGKTTCAHLFHHVMLQFGLNGSLTGTVINDILGDKFYSHNTTPDALTLMENLYKTYKNGGSFYSMEVSSHSLDQARVETIRFDIAGLTNITRDHLDYHPTFEHYVKAKMHLFDLLKDDGVAVINEDYIGYLNGKRLPRLVTFGVSEKANYRIENVSTSFNGTIFELRTPYGKKEVYTQLIGEYNAFNVTLVLAGLVEIGYEIDEVINYIASFRGVDGRFEPIPEARKLGIEVIIDFAHSPDALEKVITSARKLAKGRLIVVYGAGGQADRGKRPMMAEVVTKLADIAILTTDDPRGEDPEEIIREVEMGVQPGSLSLTVLDRREAIETAITLATKGDIVLITGRGHEPYQIFSDTLKIPFKDRDVALDIILSKINKNHSYKNV; encoded by the coding sequence TTGAAACTTCAAAAACTCTTGGAGAGCATTGAAAAATTCATAGTCAGTTCCAACATCACTCCTGAACTGAAGGAACGAGAGATTTTCCACATCTCCAACCACTCGAAGAACCTCAAAGAGAACACCCTCTTCATTTGCCGCGCTGGTACAAAGTTTGATTCTCATACGATTGTCGATTCGCTCTACGCTACTGGTCAAGTTGTATTGTTTGTAACTGAGCGACCCATCAACAACCATCTCCCGTACGTCCAGGTTTACGACAGCCGTCTGGCCGAGGCCTACTTAGCCGACACTTTTTACGAGCAACCCTACAAACATCTCATCACGTTCGGTGTAACCGGCACAAACGGTAAGACAACTTGCGCACACTTATTCCACCACGTGATGTTGCAATTTGGACTGAACGGCAGCCTGACTGGAACGGTTATAAACGACATTTTGGGAGACAAGTTTTACTCACACAACACAACACCGGATGCACTAACGCTCATGGAAAACCTGTACAAGACCTACAAAAACGGTGGAAGTTTCTATTCGATGGAGGTTTCCTCGCACTCTCTCGATCAGGCAAGGGTGGAAACTATAAGGTTCGACATAGCGGGATTAACAAATATCACGCGAGATCACCTTGATTACCACCCTACCTTTGAACATTACGTGAAAGCGAAAATGCATCTCTTCGACCTTTTGAAGGATGACGGAGTAGCCGTAATAAATGAGGATTATATTGGGTACTTGAATGGTAAACGGCTGCCCAGGCTCGTAACCTTCGGTGTCAGTGAGAAAGCGAACTATCGAATAGAGAACGTGAGTACCTCCTTCAACGGTACCATTTTTGAATTAAGGACACCGTACGGAAAGAAGGAAGTTTACACACAACTAATAGGTGAGTATAACGCTTTTAACGTAACACTTGTGCTGGCGGGTCTCGTTGAAATCGGTTACGAAATTGATGAGGTTATTAACTACATTGCAAGTTTCAGGGGTGTCGACGGACGCTTCGAACCTATACCTGAGGCAAGGAAACTCGGAATCGAGGTAATCATCGACTTTGCACACTCACCGGATGCTCTTGAGAAAGTGATAACTAGTGCCAGAAAACTTGCGAAAGGTAGATTGATCGTCGTTTACGGTGCCGGTGGACAGGCTGATCGTGGAAAACGTCCAATGATGGCTGAAGTCGTAACCAAGCTTGCGGATATAGCGATACTCACAACGGATGATCCCAGGGGTGAGGATCCAGAGGAAATCATCCGCGAGGTTGAGATGGGCGTTCAGCCTGGCTCTCTTTCACTCACGGTACTCGACCGTAGGGAGGCCATTGAAACGGCTATCACACTTGCAACTAAGGGGGATATTGTACTCATAACGGGGCGAGGACACGAACCTTATCAAATATTCAGCGACACTCTGAAAATTCCGTTCAAAGACCGTGATGTCGCACTCGATATTATTCTCAGCAAGATTAACAAAAACCACAGCTACAAAAACGTGTAA
- a CDS encoding 2-oxoacid:acceptor oxidoreductase family protein — protein MTTRFIFAGFGGQGVMLMGQILSLAGMLEGKHVTWMPSYGPEMRGGTANCTVVVSDEEVASPVTSQAEVIVAMNIPSLLKFEKAVTPGGYLFINQSVVDREPTRTDINIVKVPCNEIADALGNLKVANMVMLGAVVERTKVVSINSIFSALEKKLAGGKASLIEINKEAIRKGMEAVK, from the coding sequence ATGACAACGAGATTCATCTTCGCTGGATTTGGTGGACAAGGTGTTATGCTCATGGGACAAATACTTTCCTTGGCCGGGATGCTCGAGGGGAAACACGTAACCTGGATGCCATCTTACGGACCAGAGATGCGTGGTGGAACGGCGAACTGTACGGTCGTTGTGAGCGATGAAGAAGTCGCATCCCCTGTCACAAGTCAAGCCGAAGTCATCGTTGCAATGAACATCCCCTCGCTGTTGAAGTTCGAAAAAGCGGTCACACCTGGTGGATACCTGTTCATCAACCAGTCGGTTGTTGACAGGGAACCAACGAGGACCGACATAAACATCGTCAAAGTGCCGTGCAACGAGATAGCAGATGCCTTAGGAAACCTGAAGGTCGCCAATATGGTCATGCTCGGCGCTGTAGTGGAGAGAACCAAGGTCGTCTCAATCAACAGTATCTTTTCGGCTCTGGAGAAAAAACTCGCTGGTGGAAAGGCTTCGCTGATCGAAATAAACAAAGAAGCCATAAGAAAGGGAATGGAAGCAGTTAAATAA
- a CDS encoding thiamine pyrophosphate-dependent enzyme, producing MAFQVILKRPESLTQREFTYCPGCTHGIIHRLIAEVIDELGIREKTIAVAPIGCSVFAYQFFNTDATVAAHGRAPAVATGMKRARPDLYVFTYQGDGDLAAIGTAEIVHAANRGEKITTIFVNNAIYGMTGGQMAPTTLLGMKTTTTPYGRKADNDGYPLHVAEIIKEARGVAFLARTKVNTPQDVQKTKKAIKKAFLAQIKGLGFGMVEVLSTCPTNWGIDPVSALKWLEEHMVPEYPLGVFVDKVGDEQ from the coding sequence ATGGCTTTCCAAGTAATTCTAAAGCGCCCAGAAAGCTTAACACAACGTGAATTTACGTACTGTCCAGGATGTACCCATGGAATCATACATAGATTGATTGCCGAGGTTATAGACGAGCTTGGAATTCGCGAAAAAACTATAGCGGTTGCACCTATCGGTTGCTCGGTCTTCGCCTACCAATTCTTCAACACCGACGCCACGGTTGCAGCACACGGAAGGGCACCAGCGGTCGCTACTGGAATGAAACGTGCAAGACCGGACCTGTACGTCTTTACCTACCAAGGCGACGGTGACCTTGCAGCAATAGGTACGGCGGAGATTGTTCACGCGGCAAACAGGGGAGAGAAGATCACCACGATCTTCGTGAACAACGCTATCTACGGAATGACGGGTGGCCAAATGGCACCAACAACGCTCCTGGGAATGAAGACAACCACCACACCATACGGCCGTAAAGCGGATAACGACGGTTATCCGTTGCACGTTGCGGAAATAATCAAAGAAGCTCGCGGAGTAGCATTCCTTGCCAGGACGAAAGTGAACACACCACAAGATGTTCAGAAGACAAAAAAGGCAATCAAAAAAGCGTTCTTGGCGCAAATAAAAGGACTTGGTTTTGGAATGGTGGAAGTACTCTCCACCTGTCCGACAAACTGGGGTATCGATCCAGTTTCCGCTTTGAAGTGGCTTGAGGAACACATGGTACCAGAATACCCACTCGGAGTTTTTGTCGACAAGGTTGGTGATGAGCAATGA
- a CDS encoding 3-methyl-2-oxobutanoate dehydrogenase subunit VorB: MAERVLVKGTEAIGEAAIRAGCRLFFGYPITPQNELPEYMSKRMPEVGGTFLQTESEVATINMVYGAACTGTRVMTSTSSPGFSLMQEGISYMACAQLPAVLVNVVRGGPGLGDIQPSQGDYWQATKGGGHGDYKLIVLAPSTVQEAVDLTVLAFDLADKYRTPVVIIADGVIGQMMEPVTFPEFRDLNTLPKHDDWALTGANGREKHIIVSFDIDPYVLEKMNLEIVEKLRKIEANEKRWEEYKLEDAEIVITAFGTVGRIAKSVVEQARKEGIKAGLFRPITLWPFPYERLEEISKGKKLILDVEMNMGQMLEDVKLAVKDHARIEFYGRMGGVVPTPDEILEALKKFLNV, translated from the coding sequence ATGGCTGAAAGAGTTCTGGTAAAGGGAACGGAGGCAATAGGTGAAGCCGCTATTAGAGCTGGTTGTCGATTGTTTTTCGGATACCCCATCACACCGCAAAACGAATTGCCGGAGTACATGTCCAAAAGAATGCCCGAGGTGGGAGGAACATTCCTCCAAACTGAGAGCGAAGTTGCAACGATAAACATGGTTTACGGAGCGGCATGTACTGGTACACGTGTGATGACATCTACATCCTCCCCAGGCTTCAGCCTGATGCAAGAAGGAATCTCCTACATGGCATGTGCACAATTGCCCGCCGTGTTGGTGAACGTTGTCAGGGGAGGTCCAGGACTTGGAGACATCCAACCTTCGCAAGGTGACTACTGGCAGGCAACGAAAGGTGGCGGACACGGGGATTACAAGCTGATAGTGCTAGCGCCATCGACAGTTCAAGAAGCCGTCGATCTGACCGTTTTAGCGTTCGACCTGGCCGATAAATACAGAACCCCCGTAGTTATCATCGCTGATGGTGTTATTGGTCAAATGATGGAACCTGTTACGTTCCCCGAGTTCAGGGATTTGAATACTCTCCCAAAACACGACGACTGGGCACTCACCGGCGCAAATGGCAGGGAAAAACACATCATCGTATCATTCGATATAGACCCGTACGTACTGGAGAAAATGAACCTTGAGATCGTCGAGAAACTTAGAAAAATCGAGGCAAATGAAAAACGCTGGGAAGAGTATAAACTTGAGGATGCGGAAATTGTAATCACGGCCTTCGGAACTGTTGGTAGGATTGCAAAGAGCGTTGTCGAGCAAGCGAGAAAAGAAGGCATCAAAGCCGGACTTTTCAGGCCAATAACACTCTGGCCGTTCCCGTACGAAAGACTTGAGGAAATATCGAAAGGCAAAAAGTTAATTTTGGACGTTGAAATGAACATGGGACAGATGCTCGAAGACGTAAAACTTGCCGTAAAAGATCATGCAAGAATAGAGTTCTACGGCAGAATGGGAGGCGTCGTCCCAACGCCGGATGAAATCCTTGAAGCTTTGAAGAAGTTCCTCAATGTTTGA
- a CDS encoding 4Fe-4S dicluster domain-containing protein, with product MPRVKGKIEIDQERCKGCGLCISVCPMKVITFSEGFNSKGYHPAEPKYVEKCIACGFCYNMCPDVCITVYREVESA from the coding sequence ATGCCAAGGGTTAAGGGAAAGATAGAGATCGACCAGGAAAGGTGTAAAGGCTGTGGTCTGTGCATCAGTGTTTGTCCGATGAAAGTTATCACTTTCAGCGAAGGGTTTAACTCGAAAGGTTACCATCCCGCCGAACCAAAGTACGTTGAGAAGTGTATCGCTTGTGGATTTTGCTATAACATGTGTCCGGATGTGTGCATAACCGTCTACCGAGAAGTCGAGAGCGCGTAA
- a CDS encoding cobalamin biosynthesis protein CobQ, whose translation MPKNYAFIGLFGSGKTEVAINWALKLREEHEKVAIIDGDIISPYFRTRDVAEKLEELGLVTVYPKGALRNADLPIITGAAIGYLVNEEYKTVIDVGGEENGVVVLGYLKPYLGDAEICMVVNIARPFSSTVDGIIKAYEILRSVARIKVDYLINNANLSYETTPELIHRGEEILSKVSEIIEVPVKFTVVPDFVNADNFKFPVFRIRRFIEMEKF comes from the coding sequence ATGCCCAAAAACTACGCTTTTATAGGTCTTTTTGGAAGTGGAAAGACGGAAGTTGCGATAAACTGGGCTTTAAAACTCAGAGAGGAACACGAGAAAGTGGCCATTATCGATGGGGATATCATCTCCCCCTACTTCAGGACACGGGATGTTGCCGAAAAACTTGAGGAGCTCGGATTAGTGACGGTTTACCCGAAAGGAGCTCTACGAAACGCGGATTTGCCTATCATAACTGGTGCCGCAATTGGATACTTGGTTAACGAAGAGTACAAAACGGTGATCGATGTCGGTGGGGAAGAGAACGGTGTGGTGGTGCTTGGGTATCTAAAACCGTACCTTGGTGATGCCGAGATATGCATGGTGGTCAACATCGCAAGACCGTTCTCCTCAACGGTGGACGGGATAATAAAGGCCTACGAAATTCTCAGAAGCGTTGCACGTATCAAAGTGGATTATCTAATAAACAACGCAAACCTTTCCTATGAAACAACCCCCGAACTGATCCACAGAGGCGAGGAGATCCTGTCGAAGGTGTCGGAAATCATCGAGGTGCCCGTGAAGTTCACAGTTGTTCCGGATTTCGTAAACGCCGATAATTTCAAATTTCCGGTTTTCAGAATTCGTAGATTCATCGAGATGGAAAAATTCTAA